One stretch of Nicotiana tabacum cultivar K326 chromosome 18, ASM71507v2, whole genome shotgun sequence DNA includes these proteins:
- the LOC107768492 gene encoding uncharacterized protein LOC107768492 isoform X2 produces MMHEIKREELHKLRTSVDPSSSSSLLGSQIPSEDTRKWHITSFPSPNYGCARPSKSVTKVVNSPLGFPKGNGGQFDQCQMQNGCSSNICEVSERPSKVRKKLFNLELPADEYTDADNSKQLQADGGSFNPSYRVNGNYRVAQESSTRLFFGDGAAAKSNCRKSTLMSNTCLRSSIELADLNEPAQLEEGTPSPVDFLSYANNHRESRGLNVTAKSNPAFVAFPRDSTNGSLNSLDVDSKGKERAWLSSAYVTGNVKGLAPVPQSLEQDKLPTPSDPAQVMFNKAYRSPGIHPLHPTRDDLWKQRAVRSLETFHINREHPFANSSELANSWSHTVCSWGKPIGNITQSPQASQSHDIFGDKWQINDNSRLIPGLANQPMWNRFDHGSSLASKESPVGFPSVANRAMVENVPSARTSTNGFQKFLSSTNKMDSISEKGFDLNLPSESSVNEGASRCDIELVDGKKELQDPLSGFPWLKAKQAYASPPFCQTNTSRNASSLEDRSMRATKENRETQNVRKILGVPIRENSLASNNESSSLVSTYVTLQCSPEGENFRHEWRNMVIDINMPCDLSMSESEIPAAVEPVVVEKVMETKAKSIRNCFDLNSCITEDEDPFSIESNNINVKAVLEIDLEAPVVLKAEETNVTEEGDKQHEESSRFPEDKPEQRREEVVRIAAEAIVAISSSSQCIRMEEACNDLSDDPLESLQWFVDVVSSCADELENRHERWTIGKDGASIACSTAKEIDYFEAMTLQLTETKEEDYMPKPFVPEVQNLEGAGATAPTNRTRRGRARRGRQRRDFQRDILPGLVSLSRHEVTEDIQTFGGLMRATGHPWNAGLTRRSGTRNGRSRRTVIEAITPDNVLTPINPPLLHQLNNRESSLEDKNLTGWGKTTRRPRRQRCPAGNPPPFPLI; encoded by the exons ATGATGCATGAAATTAAAAGGGAAGAACTGCACAAACTTCGGACATCAGTGGATCCCTCCTCTTCGTCAAGCCTCCTAGGGTCTCAAATACCATCTGAAGATACTCGGAAATGGCATATCACCAGCTTCCCCTCGCCAAATTATGGTTGTGCTAGACCATCTAAATCGGTTACAAAAGTTGTCAATTCTCCCTTGGGATTTCCAAAAGGGAATGGTGGACAGTTTGATCAATGCCAAATGCAAAATGGTTGTTCTTCAAATATATGTGAAGTTTCGGAGAGACCGTCAAAAGTCCGGAAAAAGTTGTTTAATCTTGAACTTCCAGCTGATGAGTACACTGATGCAGATAACAGCAAGCAGTTGCAGGCTGATGGAGGATCTTTCAATCCAAGTTATCGAGTTAATGGAAACTACAGAGTCGCCCAAGAGAGTAGTACAAGATTGTTTTTTGGTGATGGTGCTGCTGCAAAGAGTAATTGCAGAAAAAGTACCTTAATGTCCAATACATgtttaagaagctcaattgagttGGCTGATCTCAATGAACCAGCTCAGCTTGAAGAAGGAACTCCATCACCAGTTGATTTTCTCAGTTATGCTAACAATCATAGAGAGAGTAGAGGCCTAAATGTTACTGCTAAATCAAATCCAGCATTTGTGGCTTTTCCAAGAGATTCCACTAATGGGTCCTTAAATAGCCTAGATGTTGACAGTAAAGGCAAAGAGAGGGCGTGGTTATCTTCTGCTTATGTAACTG GTAACGTCAAAGGCTTGGCACCAGTACCTCAGAGTCTTGAACAAGACAAGCTACCTACACCTTCCGATCCAGCACAGGTAATGTTTAACAAGGCTTATCGGTCTCCTGGAATCCATCCACTTCACCCTACGAGAGATGACCTTTGGAAACAGAGAGCAGTGCGTAGTTTAGAGACATTTCATATAAACCGTGAACATCCATTTGCTAATTCCTCGGAATTAGCCAATTCATGGTCACACACTGTCTGTTCTTGGGGAAAACCCATTGGTAACATTACTCAGAGTCCACAGGCATCTCAGAGCCATGACATTTTTGGAGACAAATGGCAAATCAATGATAATTCTAGGTTGATTCCAGGTTTGGCTAATCAACCAATGTGGAACAGGTTTGACCACGGTTCCTCTTTGGCTTCCAAAGAATCGCCAGTTGGCTTCCCGTCAGTTGCTAACCGTGCTATGGTTGAAAATGTGCCATCTGCGCGAACTTCTACTAATGGATTTCAGAAATTTCTCAGTAGCACCAATAAAATGGACTCAATATCTGAAAAGGGTTTCGATTTGAATCTACCATCTGAGAGTTCAGTAAATGAGGGTGCATCAAGGTGTGATATTGAGTTGGTTGATGGGAAAAAAGAGCTTCAAGACCCTCTATCAGGGTTTCCATGGCTTAAAGCTAAACAAGCCTATGCAAGCCCACCTTTTTGCCAGACTAACACGTCGAGAAATGCTTCATCTCTTGAAGATCGCAGTATGAGGGCCACAAAAGAGAATCGAGAGACCCAAAATGTCAGAAAAATTCTTGGGGTTCCAATTCGTGAAAATTCATTGGCTTCCAATAATGAATCATCTTCGCTTGTTTCCACTTATGTTACTCTTCAGTGTTCGCCCGAGGGAGAAAATTTTAGACATGAATGGAGGAATATGGTGATTGACATTAACATGCCTTGTGACCTTTCTATGAGTGAGTCTGAGATACCGGCTGCTGTCGAACCAGTTGTTGTGGAGAAGGTGATGGAGACGAAAGCTAAAAGTATCAGAAATTGTTTCGATTTGAACTCGTGTATTACTGAAGATGAAGATCCTTTCTCtattgaaagcaataatatcaatgtGAAGGCTGTTCTGGAGATAGATCTGGAAGCCCCCGTTGTTTTGAAAGCTGAGGAAACTAATGTCACTGAAGAAGGTGACAAGCAACACGAGGAATCTTCCCGATTTCCTGAAGACAAACCTGAGCAAAGACGGGAAGAAGTTGTCAGGATTGCAGCAGAAGCAATTGTTGCCATCTCATCATCCAGTCAGTGCATTCGCATGGAGGAAGCCTGCAATGATCTGTCCGATGATCCTTTGGAATCCTTACAGTGGTTTGTTGATGTAGTCTCTTCTTGTGCTGATGAACTTGAGAACAGGCATGAAAGATGGACAATAGGCAAGGATGGCGCGAGCATTGCATGCTCAACTGCCAAGGAAATAGATTACTTCGAGGCAATGACATTACAACTGACGGAGACCAAGGAAGAAGATTACATGCCTAAGCCTTTTGTTCCCGAGGTCCAAAACTTGGAAGGCGCAGGAGCCACTGCACCAACAAATCGAACCCGAAGAGGGCGTGCGAGGAGAGGACGGCAACGTAGGGATTTCCAGAGAGATATCCTTCCTGGTCTGGTTTCCTTATCGAGGCACGAGGTGACTGAAGATATTCAGACATTTGGAGGGTTGATGAGAGCTACAGGGCATCCTTGGAATGCAGGTCTGACAAGGAGGAGTGGCACCAGAAATGGAAGAAGTCGGAGAACAGTGATCGAGGCCATCACCCCGGACAATGTGTTGACCCCAATAAACCCTCCTCTACTGCACCAACTTAATAATAGGGAAAGCAGTTTGGAGGATAAAAACCTAACAGGGTGGGGAAAAACAACTAGACGCCCTCGCAGGCAAAGATGCCCTGCAGGTAATCCTCCTCCTTTCCCGTTAATTTAA
- the LOC107768492 gene encoding uncharacterized protein LOC107768492 isoform X1 gives MGIQVHNKGYLPSHYSMRDLSEDSNSSSWPLFYGDKTFTNGQYYNGFVSKTKTDAYPGYNKDVLKQKILEHESIFKNQVVELHRLYRIQRDMMHEIKREELHKLRTSVDPSSSSSLLGSQIPSEDTRKWHITSFPSPNYGCARPSKSVTKVVNSPLGFPKGNGGQFDQCQMQNGCSSNICEVSERPSKVRKKLFNLELPADEYTDADNSKQLQADGGSFNPSYRVNGNYRVAQESSTRLFFGDGAAAKSNCRKSTLMSNTCLRSSIELADLNEPAQLEEGTPSPVDFLSYANNHRESRGLNVTAKSNPAFVAFPRDSTNGSLNSLDVDSKGKERAWLSSAYVTGNVKGLAPVPQSLEQDKLPTPSDPAQVMFNKAYRSPGIHPLHPTRDDLWKQRAVRSLETFHINREHPFANSSELANSWSHTVCSWGKPIGNITQSPQASQSHDIFGDKWQINDNSRLIPGLANQPMWNRFDHGSSLASKESPVGFPSVANRAMVENVPSARTSTNGFQKFLSSTNKMDSISEKGFDLNLPSESSVNEGASRCDIELVDGKKELQDPLSGFPWLKAKQAYASPPFCQTNTSRNASSLEDRSMRATKENRETQNVRKILGVPIRENSLASNNESSSLVSTYVTLQCSPEGENFRHEWRNMVIDINMPCDLSMSESEIPAAVEPVVVEKVMETKAKSIRNCFDLNSCITEDEDPFSIESNNINVKAVLEIDLEAPVVLKAEETNVTEEGDKQHEESSRFPEDKPEQRREEVVRIAAEAIVAISSSSQCIRMEEACNDLSDDPLESLQWFVDVVSSCADELENRHERWTIGKDGASIACSTAKEIDYFEAMTLQLTETKEEDYMPKPFVPEVQNLEGAGATAPTNRTRRGRARRGRQRRDFQRDILPGLVSLSRHEVTEDIQTFGGLMRATGHPWNAGLTRRSGTRNGRSRRTVIEAITPDNVLTPINPPLLHQLNNRESSLEDKNLTGWGKTTRRPRRQRCPAGNPPPFPLI, from the exons ATGGGAATACAAGTGCATAATAAAGGCTACTTGCCAAGTCATTATTCCATGAGGGACCTTAGTGAAGATTCTAACAGTAGTAGTTGGCCTCTCTTTTACGGAGATAAGACCTTCACAAATGGACAATATTATAATGGTTTCGTGTCGAAGACAAAAACGGACGCATATCCAGGATATAATAAGGATGTACTAAAGCAGAAAATACTTGAACATGAGTCCATATTCAAGAATCAG GTGGTGGAACTGCATCGCCTTTACAGAATCCAGAGGGACATGATGCATGAAATTAAAAGGGAAGAACTGCACAAACTTCGGACATCAGTGGATCCCTCCTCTTCGTCAAGCCTCCTAGGGTCTCAAATACCATCTGAAGATACTCGGAAATGGCATATCACCAGCTTCCCCTCGCCAAATTATGGTTGTGCTAGACCATCTAAATCGGTTACAAAAGTTGTCAATTCTCCCTTGGGATTTCCAAAAGGGAATGGTGGACAGTTTGATCAATGCCAAATGCAAAATGGTTGTTCTTCAAATATATGTGAAGTTTCGGAGAGACCGTCAAAAGTCCGGAAAAAGTTGTTTAATCTTGAACTTCCAGCTGATGAGTACACTGATGCAGATAACAGCAAGCAGTTGCAGGCTGATGGAGGATCTTTCAATCCAAGTTATCGAGTTAATGGAAACTACAGAGTCGCCCAAGAGAGTAGTACAAGATTGTTTTTTGGTGATGGTGCTGCTGCAAAGAGTAATTGCAGAAAAAGTACCTTAATGTCCAATACATgtttaagaagctcaattgagttGGCTGATCTCAATGAACCAGCTCAGCTTGAAGAAGGAACTCCATCACCAGTTGATTTTCTCAGTTATGCTAACAATCATAGAGAGAGTAGAGGCCTAAATGTTACTGCTAAATCAAATCCAGCATTTGTGGCTTTTCCAAGAGATTCCACTAATGGGTCCTTAAATAGCCTAGATGTTGACAGTAAAGGCAAAGAGAGGGCGTGGTTATCTTCTGCTTATGTAACTG GTAACGTCAAAGGCTTGGCACCAGTACCTCAGAGTCTTGAACAAGACAAGCTACCTACACCTTCCGATCCAGCACAGGTAATGTTTAACAAGGCTTATCGGTCTCCTGGAATCCATCCACTTCACCCTACGAGAGATGACCTTTGGAAACAGAGAGCAGTGCGTAGTTTAGAGACATTTCATATAAACCGTGAACATCCATTTGCTAATTCCTCGGAATTAGCCAATTCATGGTCACACACTGTCTGTTCTTGGGGAAAACCCATTGGTAACATTACTCAGAGTCCACAGGCATCTCAGAGCCATGACATTTTTGGAGACAAATGGCAAATCAATGATAATTCTAGGTTGATTCCAGGTTTGGCTAATCAACCAATGTGGAACAGGTTTGACCACGGTTCCTCTTTGGCTTCCAAAGAATCGCCAGTTGGCTTCCCGTCAGTTGCTAACCGTGCTATGGTTGAAAATGTGCCATCTGCGCGAACTTCTACTAATGGATTTCAGAAATTTCTCAGTAGCACCAATAAAATGGACTCAATATCTGAAAAGGGTTTCGATTTGAATCTACCATCTGAGAGTTCAGTAAATGAGGGTGCATCAAGGTGTGATATTGAGTTGGTTGATGGGAAAAAAGAGCTTCAAGACCCTCTATCAGGGTTTCCATGGCTTAAAGCTAAACAAGCCTATGCAAGCCCACCTTTTTGCCAGACTAACACGTCGAGAAATGCTTCATCTCTTGAAGATCGCAGTATGAGGGCCACAAAAGAGAATCGAGAGACCCAAAATGTCAGAAAAATTCTTGGGGTTCCAATTCGTGAAAATTCATTGGCTTCCAATAATGAATCATCTTCGCTTGTTTCCACTTATGTTACTCTTCAGTGTTCGCCCGAGGGAGAAAATTTTAGACATGAATGGAGGAATATGGTGATTGACATTAACATGCCTTGTGACCTTTCTATGAGTGAGTCTGAGATACCGGCTGCTGTCGAACCAGTTGTTGTGGAGAAGGTGATGGAGACGAAAGCTAAAAGTATCAGAAATTGTTTCGATTTGAACTCGTGTATTACTGAAGATGAAGATCCTTTCTCtattgaaagcaataatatcaatgtGAAGGCTGTTCTGGAGATAGATCTGGAAGCCCCCGTTGTTTTGAAAGCTGAGGAAACTAATGTCACTGAAGAAGGTGACAAGCAACACGAGGAATCTTCCCGATTTCCTGAAGACAAACCTGAGCAAAGACGGGAAGAAGTTGTCAGGATTGCAGCAGAAGCAATTGTTGCCATCTCATCATCCAGTCAGTGCATTCGCATGGAGGAAGCCTGCAATGATCTGTCCGATGATCCTTTGGAATCCTTACAGTGGTTTGTTGATGTAGTCTCTTCTTGTGCTGATGAACTTGAGAACAGGCATGAAAGATGGACAATAGGCAAGGATGGCGCGAGCATTGCATGCTCAACTGCCAAGGAAATAGATTACTTCGAGGCAATGACATTACAACTGACGGAGACCAAGGAAGAAGATTACATGCCTAAGCCTTTTGTTCCCGAGGTCCAAAACTTGGAAGGCGCAGGAGCCACTGCACCAACAAATCGAACCCGAAGAGGGCGTGCGAGGAGAGGACGGCAACGTAGGGATTTCCAGAGAGATATCCTTCCTGGTCTGGTTTCCTTATCGAGGCACGAGGTGACTGAAGATATTCAGACATTTGGAGGGTTGATGAGAGCTACAGGGCATCCTTGGAATGCAGGTCTGACAAGGAGGAGTGGCACCAGAAATGGAAGAAGTCGGAGAACAGTGATCGAGGCCATCACCCCGGACAATGTGTTGACCCCAATAAACCCTCCTCTACTGCACCAACTTAATAATAGGGAAAGCAGTTTGGAGGATAAAAACCTAACAGGGTGGGGAAAAACAACTAGACGCCCTCGCAGGCAAAGATGCCCTGCAGGTAATCCTCCTCCTTTCCCGTTAATTTAA